ttactacaaattttactgtttttcttaGAGATTCATAATATGTATACTCGCCACACATAGCAGTGTATTTTCAGACTCATCAGAATATAAGGCTATTGTCCAGAAACCCAGCTTTTCGTTCCTTTTATTGGAAAATAATATTGAATACAAATGTATGCCGATCTTGCCTattatgaaaatggctctgagcactatgggacttaactgctgtggtcatcagtcccctagaacttagaactacttaaacctaactaatctaagaacatcacacacatctatgcccgaggcaggattcgaacctgcgaccgtagcagtcgcgcggttccagactgagcgcctagaaccgctagaccaccatggcCGGCACCTATTATGAATACTCTATACAGCAGTTGTGGATGTCCTATCATGAGAAAGATGGAATAAAATGAAATCACATCACTAAAAAGTGTAGCAAAACAGAACAGTGGCAATCAATTATAACTATCTCCAATTGTTACACATGCACTTTCACCAATAAGAAATAGGTAggaaatcaaaaattaaaacaatcattctgaaaataaaaatgaagcatGAATACAGATTTCCAAAAAAGCCATGTTTATTTACCCACATTAAGGAAACTATCCACAATGGAAACATCTTTGAATAAAATGCAGGAAATGTTTAGTACTCACGTTCTGAGCTCTccccagtgttgttgttgttgttgtgtatacGAATAACTGGATTCAAATCTTAAGACCTAATGTTTGTttacctatttcattttgtgtagaACTTACATGGTATTAAGTACCGAAAAAATAGTTAAGAGCTTTAGTGCATAACACTTATCTGTATCATCTCTCAATCATGTAAAGAGCTGTGTGAAACAAAAAACAATTTGCAAAAAATATAGCTATTGTGCACTGGTGTAAATGGCAGCCAAGAACAATGAATTTATTAGATTACACATTTTAGCATCTGACCCATTTATGTGAAGATGCACTGATGAGCAAAAATGTCATGAATACTCCCTGTGAGGAGGATGAATGCCATGTGTTGTACATACATGATGCAATAAGCAGATTACAAGTATATAAGCAGATTACAAGTATATAAACAGATTACAAGTATATAAGCAGACCAGAAATTAACAAGGAGTTGTTCTACCAGTTACATGGGTCACGAACATGTAAACCCAATGACATAAGTGACTTTAGCAAAGGGCAGGTTACAGTGGCATTGCAGTTGGGAACTAGAACCTCAGAAGTTGTGAAGCTGGTAGGCTGGATCTATGCTACTATTGTGAACGTCTGTGGAAAGTGGCTGAAAGGTGATAAATTGATAACCTTATGAAAACATGTAATACACCTATCCATCACAAATCATGGAGGTCCGAGGCTTCCCTGCTCTGTGAAGCTTGACATGTGGCAATATGTGGCATATCTAATTACAGAAAAGAATGCTTGAGCAGCCATGCACGTGTTTGAACCCACAATTCAATGTACATCGCTGAACATAGGGCTCCACAACATATGGTAACTGTATGTTTCCATACCAATCCACCAAAATGTTCAATTGCAACTGCAGTGGGCAACGGATAATTGAGGCTATAATGAAGGTCAATGCAAATGTCAACTGTCATGATGGatgacatttcctgttacaccaggtcAGTTGCCACATCCAGATATGCTATATCTAGGTGAATGGCACCAGGTGGAGTGTCCATTATGCTATGGGGACAGTCACTCAGGCTCCTTAGGGACGTCTGGTAGTAACTGAAGGGATCACGACAGTTGCTGACTGTGACCTTCATAGCTACTGCATAGATTCCTTCATGCATGGATGTGATCTCCCATGGTGAAGGCATTCCaggaggataactgtccatgtcacatgtGCAGAACGACTCCACAGTGGTCTGAGTAGCATGGTACCTAACACATCTTGACCACACCATGTCATGTAGAACTGTCAAAGTAttgtgttccaaagatggacaaacatgcTACTAAGCACGTTGCTACATTTGTTGTTACATTTACTGATACAGGAATAGTACTAACAGAACATAAATGTACACACTATTAATGACTCTTGAGAAAACGTATCTGAGTAAAATAATTGTTATAACCATGTTTCTCCAGTGTTGAGTGTACTAGCGTGAATGAAGGAAGTGCCATTAATATATTTTTACTGTCACTGTTTCTAAAATACAGAGTTACAAGTACTACATGATGACTATGCAAGTCATCACACATCCTTGGCCTTTTACTGAATATTGCATGGTACTTATGATTACTGACAAACATTTGGATTTATCACAATACACAATCTTCCTGTCTCGAGACTGATAGGAAAAGAAcagaagtgttaatgacaaatataCATTTGATTCCTATTTCTGGAGTATTTACTAATACAATTTCTTGATGTCTCAAGCTGCAGATATGGATTTTTATATCATCACATTATCTGTTACCAATCTATAGTACAGATTATTGCACACTGTTTCTCAATTATACCACATTTTATGTTACTTCACAGGCATTATAATTTATTGTCCTATTGCTTCATCCATTATTCTACAGGCCTTGAGGGCACCAACCTGGAAAACCTATTTACATAAACTACCACTTGCTTGTAGTTTCTTTCTGATGTGAAGTAATGCATGTGTCTTGAGAGTGTCCAACTGAGTGAAACTTTTGTCACAGATATCACATTTGTGAGGTCCCCTTCCAATGGGTTCTAATGTATCTCCCTTGAGATCAGCTGATCTAAGAATGATCACTTCATCACTTTTGTGAGGTCTTTTCCCAGTGTGTATGAATATGTATTGAAATAGCCTACCCTAACAAAAGATctcccacaaatataaaatttgtgaTGTTTCTTTCCACTGTGAATGAATATATGTTTCTTGAGATAACCAAACTGGGCAAACGATTTGTctcaaatttcacatttgttgggtatctttccagtgtgaattaatttgCGGGTCAtgagatttcccacaaatctcacatgtACAAGGTTTCTCTCCAGTGTTAAGTGTGCGTTTCTTGAGAACGTTTGAGAAAACAAAAGATTACCCATAAATCTCACATTTGTtcagtttctttccagtgtgaataaaTGCATGTTTCTTGAGATAAGCTGACTGGGCAAAAGATTTTCCACAAATAtcgcatttgtgaggtttctttccagtgtgaattaatgtgtgTGCCTTGAGATTAGCTGACTGGGTAAACGATTtctcacaaatctcacatttgtgaggcttttctccagtgtgaattaatacatgtTTCTTGAGACTGCCTGCACCAGCAAAAGATtgtccacaaatctcacatttatgaggtttctttccagtgtgaagtaATATATGTGTTTTGAGTCCGCTTGACAAaacaaaagatttcccacaaatttcacatttatgaggtttctttccagtgtgaataaaTGCGTGTTGCTTGAGATAAGCTGACTGGGCAAAATATTTCCCACAAATATAGCATTTGtggggtttctttccagtgtgaattaatgtgtgTGCCTTGAGATTATCTGACCGGGTAAACGATTtgtcacaaatctcacatttgtaagGTTTTtctccagtgtgaattaatacgtGTTTCTTGAGATTGCTTGCACCAGCAAAAGAGtgtccacaaatctcacatttatgaggtttctttccagtgtgaagtaGTATATGTGTTTTGAGTCCACTTGACAAaacaaaagatttcccacaaatctcacatttgtgaggtttcttttcaGTGTGAATTAATATGTGTTTCTTGAGATCACTTGAGACAACAAAAGATTTTCCACAAATATCGCatctgtgaggtttctttccagtgtgaaataATACATGTTGCTTGAGATCGCTTGGGaaagcaaaagatttcccacaactctcacatttgtgaggtttctttccagtgtgaattaatccaTGTTTCTTGAGATTGCCTGCACCAGCAAAAGATTTGCCACAAATATGACATTTGTGGGTTCTGTTTGCAGTAAGTAGATTACCCTGGAAACTGACATTAACAGTTGTAGATGAAGTTCCATGATGATTTGTTTCCTCTGTATCATTTGTCATAAGTGTGTTACATATGTCATTAGCAGACATGTTTGCAGTTTTCCATGTTTCCTTGTATGAATTCAGCTCGTTGAGTTCTGCGACAGAAACTTCTGGCTCACTATCCGAGAAGCTAGTGCTTTGATGCTCATCGCTATAGCCATATTTTTCATGGTTGCCAACAGCTGAGAAATGGTAATTCTCACTTATTCTCAAATGTTTTTTCAAACTAACATTACTGTGAAATACCTcaccacaccacttacaaacatatAAAGGTGGTTGCATACCATCAATGTGAATAAACACATGCTTTATCAATCTGTATTTTGAAGGAAAGCTCTGTTGGCAGAAATTACAGCTATATACATGTAATTCCTTTTCCCACGTACTACAGTTATATCGTGTGGCAACTGAGCAGTTCTTATCAACAGTCATATCTTCTGTATTGGTATCAAACTCGTATGTTGACTTCATGTCAATCATCAACTCATCCTGGACCAGTCTATTGTGAAAAGTTTCTTCACATGATATGCCACTGCTCCCACCAGTACACTGAGTCAATCTGAAGAGTAAGGAGGCGGATGTTAAATACTGATATACATACAACAAAGAAACAATATTTAGGTGTCTGTAAATCCAGTACTATAAGAGAGAATTATTCATAAAAGTGCCGAAGAAATTACATATATAGTAACTGTTAGAGATTTAAAATTGTAATATTCCACCAGAAGGAAAGAACTGATGAGGTAAAAATGATGATTAATCTGAGTCACTGCcaatttgatttgaaatttttagatGAGAATTAAAATAATTCACTTTCAAGTGTTACACTCTTTTTAAAATACAGTGCTACAAATTAATAGTCTACACCTATTTATTAAttgtataaaaaaaattcagttacatgtTTTAACTGAATAAGATTTAATTAAGAGAAATAATGGGTTTcct
This DNA window, taken from Schistocerca serialis cubense isolate TAMUIC-IGC-003099 chromosome 11, iqSchSeri2.2, whole genome shotgun sequence, encodes the following:
- the LOC126427022 gene encoding zinc finger protein 99-like isoform X1, with the protein product MFLNVGPPLDQDCRTKAMDQEPATWIKKEETDEVKTELHSMAQVYPFSMNVKEELEEGANKESIEDPLGISWSTDFIKEDPELNLELSAAENIVETSTRYASDSARLTQCTGGSSGISCEETFHNRLVQDELMIDMKSTYEFDTNTEDMTVDKNCSVATRYNCSTWEKELHVYSCNFCQQSFPSKYRLIKHVFIHIDGMQPPLYVCKWCGEVFHSNVSLKKHLRISENYHFSAVGNHEKYGYSDEHQSTSFSDSEPEVSVAELNELNSYKETWKTANMSANDICNTLMTNDTEETNHHGTSSTTVNVSFQGNLLTANRTHKCHICGKSFAGAGNLKKHGLIHTGKKPHKCESCGKSFAFPSDLKQHVLFHTGKKPHRCDICGKSFVVSSDLKKHILIHTEKKPHKCEICGKSFVLSSGLKTHILLHTGKKPHKCEICGHSFAGASNLKKHVLIHTGEKPYKCEICDKSFTRSDNLKAHTLIHTGKKPHKCYICGKYFAQSAYLKQHAFIHTGKKPHKCEICGKSFVLSSGLKTHILLHTGKKPHKCEICGQSFAGAGSLKKHVLIHTGEKPHKCEICEKSFTQSANLKAHTLIHTGKKPHKCDICGKSFAQSAYLKKHAFIHTGKKLNKCEIYG
- the LOC126427022 gene encoding zinc finger protein 99-like isoform X2, which encodes MDQEPATWIKKEETDEVKTELHSMAQVYPFSMNVKEELEEGANKESIEDPLGISWSTDFIKEDPELNLELSAAENIVETSTRYASDSARLTQCTGGSSGISCEETFHNRLVQDELMIDMKSTYEFDTNTEDMTVDKNCSVATRYNCSTWEKELHVYSCNFCQQSFPSKYRLIKHVFIHIDGMQPPLYVCKWCGEVFHSNVSLKKHLRISENYHFSAVGNHEKYGYSDEHQSTSFSDSEPEVSVAELNELNSYKETWKTANMSANDICNTLMTNDTEETNHHGTSSTTVNVSFQGNLLTANRTHKCHICGKSFAGAGNLKKHGLIHTGKKPHKCESCGKSFAFPSDLKQHVLFHTGKKPHRCDICGKSFVVSSDLKKHILIHTEKKPHKCEICGKSFVLSSGLKTHILLHTGKKPHKCEICGHSFAGASNLKKHVLIHTGEKPYKCEICDKSFTRSDNLKAHTLIHTGKKPHKCYICGKYFAQSAYLKQHAFIHTGKKPHKCEICGKSFVLSSGLKTHILLHTGKKPHKCEICGQSFAGAGSLKKHVLIHTGEKPHKCEICEKSFTQSANLKAHTLIHTGKKPHKCDICGKSFAQSAYLKKHAFIHTGKKLNKCEIYG